The segment TTGAAGGCCTCGGCCACGTTGACGTGGCGGGTCAGTGCATAGAAGTCGTACTGCTCGCTGTAATAGACCGGGGCGTGCTCCCGCATCAGGCGGTACGTCTCGTACGGGCTGGTGAAGAAGTCCTCGGAGAACGGATCGAACGAAACCGTCGCGGTGGTCATTGTGGACCTCCGTCTCGTGCGCGTGCGGCAGATCTGGTGAGACGGCGATGGGTTCTGTTGCGGGCCATCCGGAGTGAGAGATCGGCATACATTCGCATACCGCGACGGAACGGCGGCGCCGCCGACCCGGTCATGCTGAACGGCAGGTCCGTACCGACCACGGTGCGCTGATGACTGAATGCGTCGAAGCCGGCTTTTCCGTGATAGGCGCCCATTCCGCTGCGGCCGACCCCGCCGAACGGTGCGGCCGACGGGATCATCTGGGCGGCGAAGTCATTACGCGCCACACCGCCACTGCGGGTGCTGCGCACGAAGGTGCGGAACCGGTCGCCGTCGGGCCCGAACCAGTACGCGACCAGCGGCGCCGGACGGGCGTTGACATAGCCGATGACGTCGTCGAGGGTCGAGTAGCCCATCACCGACAGCACCGGACCGAAGATCTCCTCGCGGGCGATCTGCATCCGGTCGTCGATATCCCGGATGATCGTCGGCGCGATCTTGCGACTTGCCCGGTCCGGTAGGGATTCACCGACGGGGACAACCGATTCCACAGTGGCCCCGTGTCGGCGGGCATCCTCGATCAATCCGTTCACCCGATCGAAGTTGGCTTCGTTGACACTTGAGCAGTAGTCGTCATTGGCGACGATGGCGTCGAACATGCCCTGCCACGTGGCACGGACGATATCGACGAATCTGGCGACCTGATGGCCGGGAACGAAGACATAGTCCGGGCAGACGCACACCTGCCCGCCGTTGACCATGCGGGCCTGCGCAATCCGGGTCGCGGCGCGTTGGATGTCCGCGTCCGGGGCGACCACCACCGGGTTCTTGCCGCCCAGTTCCAGTGTCACCGGAACCAGGTTCTCCGATGCCGCGCGCTGAACCAGCGAACCCACCGACGGTGACCCGGTGAAGAACAGGTGATCGAACGGCAGCCGGGAGAACTCGGCGGCCACCTCCGGTCCCCCGGTCACCACGGCGAGTTCGGTCGGCTCGAAATACTTCGGCGCCAGCGCGGCCATCAGTTCCGCTGTGTGCAAGGTGACTTCGGACATCTTGATCATCACCCTGTTGCCTGCGGCGAACGCGGCCGCGGCCGGCAACACCACCAGATTCAACGGGAAGTTCCACGGCCCGATGATGCCCACAACGCCCAGCGGGGTCGACTCCACTTCTGCCCGCAGGCCGGCGATGCGGGCCGCCCGCATCAACCGGGTGCCCTTCATCCACTGCCCAACATGGGATCTGGTGTGTTCGATGACCGGGATGATGCCGACAACCTCGGTGAACAGCGTCGCGGCCCGCGATCGGGTGCCGAAGTCGGCGGCCATCGCCTCGACGAAGGCATCGGTGTTGTCGAGCACCAGCGCCATCAGTCGGTCGATGCGGTTGTGACGCAGATTCACATCGGGCGGGCCGGCAGCGATGTACGCCGCCCGCTGACGCTGCAGCAGTGCCCGCATGTCCACGTCGCGGTCGACCCGCTCATCGGTTGCGCTCATATCCTGAACTCCCTCCGGTAAGACTGACGGTAGCAGCCCGACCAGTCTTGGCGACAGCGGCACATCGAACCAGGCTGAGGCATTGAATCAGTCAGACGGGACGTTTTACTGTAAGCTTTACCGTATTATCTCGACAACGTCGTATGAGACAGTTGGAAAGCGGGGGCAGCACGTGGGAAGCCAGACAGCCGACGGTGTGGTCCCGGAGTTCGACCTGGGCGAGTCCTTCAATCTGTTGCACGACCCCTATCCGCTGTTCGCCGCGCACCGCGCCCGGCACGGCGTCTTCGAGGGCAGCGTCATGGACTGGTCCAAGACCCCCGACGAGTTCCGGCCCGAACACCAGTACGCCGCAGTCTCCTTCGATGCGGTCAACACGGTCTTCCGGGACAGCAAGTCGTTCAACTCCAAGATCTACGACGCCACCATCGGCCTGTTCATCGGCCCCTCGATCCTGGCCATGGAAGGCCAGTTGCACCGAGCCCACCGCAACCTGGTCACCACGGCGTTCAAAGCGAAGTCGCTCAAGGCCTGGGAACCCGAGATCGTCCGGCCCATCTGCGAGCAGCTGATCGACGAGTTCATCGAGTCCGGCCGGGCCGACCTGGTAAGGGATTTCACCTTCGAATTCCCCACCCGGGTGATCTCCAAGCTGTTGGGCCTACCCGAAGCGGACCTGCCCTGGTTCCGTCAGCGTGCGGTCGAACTCATCAGCTACCACGTGAAGTATCAGCGGGCCTTCGAGGCCTCGGCGGCCCTGAAGGACTACTTCACCGCGCAGATCGACCTGCGCCGCTCGAACCCGACCGACGACATCATCGGCGACCTGGTGACCGCCGAGGTCGACGGGGAGAAGCTCACCGACGAGGAGATCTACTCGTTCCTGCGGCTGCTGTTGCCGGCCGGGCTGGAGACCACCTTCCGGTCCTCGAGCAATCTGCTCTACCTGCTGTTGACCCACCCGGATCAGTTCGCTGCCGTACAGGCCGACCGCGAACTCATCGGGCCGGCCATCGAGGAGGGGCTGCGCTACGAGACGCCGCTGACCACGGTGCAGCGCTCGGCCAGTGTGGACACCGAACTCGGCGGTCTCGCACTCCCCGCCGGTGCCGTCGTCGACGTCTGCATCGGATCTGCCAACCGCGACGAAGCCCGCTGGGAGCGGGCCGAAGAGTTCAACATCTTCCGTAAACACGTGCCGCACATCACCTTTGCCGCGGGTGAGCACACCTGTCTGGGCCTGCACCTCGCGAGGATGGAGACCCGGGTGGCCATCGAATGTCTGCTCGACCGGGTGACCGACATCGCGCTCGACACCGCCGAGGATCCGCACATCGTCGGCCAACCCTTCCGGTCCCCGACCGCGGTGCCGGTCACCTTCGAACCGATCACCTGAGCCCGGGAGCATCGATGCCCAGACCCGCCGCCAAGCGCCAGCGTCGTGAACGCGGGTCGATCAGCGTCGAGGAGATCCTGACAGGCGCGTTCGAGGTGGCCGCCGAGGTCTCCATCGACAATCTGAGCATGCCGCAACTGGCCAAACATCTCGATGTCGGTGTCACCAGCATCTACTGGTACTTCCGCCGCAAGGACGACCTGCTCGATGCGATGACCAACCGGGCGCTCGACGACTACGACTTCACCGCCCCCAGCATCGACGCAGGCAACTGGCGCGAGTCACTACGACATCATGCGCGGATGATGCGAAAGACCTTTCGGGCCAACCCGATCCTCTGCGACCTGATCCTGATCCGCGGATCCTACGGGCGCGCTGCGGTACAGGGTGCGATCCAGAAACTGGAGCCGCCGGTGGCCGCGCTGGTCCGCGCGGGGCTGAGTTCCGAGGATGCCTTCGACACCTACTCGGCCATCGCGACCCATGTCCGCGGCACCGTCATCATGGAGCATCTGCAGGACAAGATGCCCGGCATCGCCCCGCGCCAGGACGGTGAGCGCAACCTCATCGACGCCGCGGCCACCCCGCACATCGCCGAGGCGACCGGGCGCGGGCACCGGATGGGTGTCGCCGACGACATCAACTTCGAGTACGTACTGGAATGCATTCTGGCTCATGCCGAAAGCCTCGCGCACCGGGACATCTGATGCTCGCGCATATCCAGCCCCCGCACTCCTATTCGCCATACCCACTCCAGAAAGGATCGCTGTGCACAAGGACGACATGATTCTGATCAGCGTCGATGACCACATCATCGAGCCGCCGGACATGTTCAAGAATCATCTGCCGGCCAAGTACGTGGATGAGGCGCCGCGGTTGGTGCACAACCCGGACGGCTCCGATACCTGGCAGTTCCGGGACACGGTCATCCCGAACGTCGCGCTCAATGCGGTGGCCGGACGGCCCAAGGAGGAGTACGGGCTGGAACCCCAGGGTCTCGATGAGATCCGCAAGGGTTGTTATGACGCCGCCGAGCGGGTCAAGGACATGAACGCCGGCGGCGTGCTGGCAACGATGAACTTCCCGTCCTTCCCGGGGTTTGCCGCCCGGTTGTTCGCCACCGAGGACACCGAGTTCTCGCTGGCGCTCGTGCAGGCCTACAACGACTGGCACATTCACGAATGGTGCGGATCGCATCCGGGTCGTTTCATCCCGATGGCGATCCCGGCGATCTGGGACCCGAAGCTGTGTGCCGACGAGGTCCGCCGGGTCTCCAAGAAGGGGGTGCACTCGCTGACCTTCACCGAGAACCCCTCGGCGCTGGGCTATCCGAGTTTCCATGACCTGGAGTACTGGAAGCCGCTGTGGGATGCGTTGGTGGATACCGACACGGTGATGAACGTGCACATCGGGTCCTCGGGCCGGCTGGCCATCACCGCGCCGGACGCCCCGATGGACGTGATGATCACCCTGCAGCCGATGAACATCGTCCAAGCCGCGGCCGATCTGCTGTGGTCGGCGCCCATCAAGGCCTATCCCGATCTGAAGATCGCCTTGTCCGAGGGCGGCACCGGCTGGATCCCCTACTTCCTGGACCGGGTGGACCGCACCTACGAGATGCACTCGACGTGGACGCACCAGGATTTCGGGGACAAGTTGCCCTCGCAGGTTTTCCGCGAGCACTTCATGACGTGTTTCATCTCCGATCCTGTCGGGGTGAAGAACCGGCACGCCATCGGGGTGGACAACATCTGCTGGGAGATGGACTACCCGCACTCGGATTCGATGTGGCCCGGGGCGCCCGAGGAACTGCACGCCGTGTTCGACACCTATGACGTCCCCGATGACGAGATCAATAAGATCACCCACGAGAACGCGATGCGGCTGTACCACTTCGAGCCCTTCAAACACATCCCGCGCGAGCAGGCCACCGTCGGCGCACTACGCAAACAGGCCGAGGGCCACGACGTTTCGATCCAGGCACTGAGCAAGCACGAGAAGGCCGACGGCGGCGACAGTTGGCAGGCGTCGCTGGAGAAGGTCACCGAGATGCAGCGCTGAGCTGCGCAGTGGACCATTCGGGTGCGGTGTCGGTCGTCACGACTGACACCGTATCCGTCCGGCCGCTACCTCACCCCTTCCAGGGCACCGTCTTGACGTAGCCGCCGGCATCGATGCGCAGTTGGCTTCCGGTGATGAACCGGGCATCGTCGCTGGCCAGGAAGACCACGGCCGCAGAGACGTCGGCCGGCTCGATATAGGGCACCGGCATCGCCTGCATGGCGGGGAAACTCGCCTCGGCGTCCTCGCGGGTGGGCTCCTTCAGATCCGGCCGGAACACCTTGTACATACCCTCGTTGTGCAGCATCGCGGTGTTGACGTTGGTCGGGTGCACCGCATTGACCCGGATGCTGCGCTTGGCCACCTGGATGGACAGATCGTTGACGTAACGTGCCACGATCTGCTTGGCGAAGCTGTATGCCGACCCGCCGGGACCCTGGTTGGTGGCACTACCCAATTGCGCGGCAAGCGAACCCGTCGCGATGATCGACGCCCCATCGTTGACATGCGGCAGGCTGGCCTGGATCACGTTGAACACGCCCACCAGGTCGGTGTCGACGGTGTCCGACCAGGACTGCAGCGTCTGTCCGCTGCCCATCGCGCAGATCCCGGCATTGGCCACGACGATATCGAGGCCACCACCGAACGCCGTCACGCCCTCTTCGACGGCCTGCCAGACCGCGGCACGTTCACGCACATCCACAATCACCGTATGCGCGCGTACCCCCTCCTTCTCGACCAGCAGTGCGGTCTCTTCGAGGTCCTCAGGTCGCGAGAGCGGATAGGTGTTTCCTTCCAGATCCGCGCAGATGTCGAGCGCGATGATGCTGGCCCCCTCCGCTGCGAGACTCACCGCATGCGAGCGTCCCTGCCCCCTCGCGGCGCCGGATACCACGGCGATCTTGTTGTCCAACTTACCCATTCGTAGCCCCTGTTTCTTTATCTACGACTGACGCGGCAGCCGCCACCCGATGGTCTTGGTCTCGGTGTACTGCGCGAAACCCTCGATGCCGCACTGCCGCCCAACACCGCTGTTCTTGAACCCTCCGAACGGCGCGTCGGCGCCGTAGTACATCCCGCCGTTGACACCGATCGCGCCGGTCCGGATCCGGCGTGCGATGCCCATCGCGCGCTCCGGGGACTTCGACACCACCGCACCGGCCAGGCCGAAGGCGCTGTCGTTGGCGATCCGCACCGCCTCGTCGTCATCGTCGAACGGGATGAGTACCAGCACCGGGCCGAACACCTCGTCCTGCGCGATGGCGGACGACGGGGCGGCGCCGGTGATGACTGTCGGGGCGACGAAATGCCCGCCGCGCAGGTGGTCGGCCAGCCCGGCGGGCACACCGCCGCCAACGACGATCTCCGCGCCGTCGCGCCGAGCCCGCTCGATGGCGTCGAGCACCCGTTGTTTCTGCGCCGCGCTGATCAGCGGGCCGACCAGGGTGCCCGGCAGTGCCGGGTCACCGACCGGAATATCCGCGAAGGCCATCGTCACATTGGCCACCGCCTCGTCGAACAGGCTGCGGTGCACCAGCATCCGGGTGTTCGCCGCGCACGCCTGTCCCGCGTGCACGCAGGCCCCGACGGCGCCGGGAATGACGTGTCCCGGGTTGGCGTCGTCGAGCACGATCATGGCCGACTTGCCGCCGAGTTCGAGGAAGGTGCGCTTCATGGTGTCCGCGCCCACCCGCATGAGGTGCCTGCCCACCGCGGTAGAACCGGTGAAGGACACCATGTCCACCCGAGGGTCGGTGCCCAGCCGCCCGGCCACCTCGTTGTCTCGCGTGGGGACCACGTTGACGACCCCGGCCGGGATGTCGGTGCGCTCGGCGATGAGCCGCCCCAGCCGGGTGGCGTTCCACGGAGTGTTCGGGTCCGGCTTGAGCACCACCGTGTTACCGGCCGCCAGCGCTGGGCCGAGTTTGTTGAGGATCACCTCGATCGGGAAGTTCGACGGGGCGATGGCCGCGACGACGCCGACGGCCTCCTTGACCACGGTGCGCGCATTGCGATCCCCGAACAACCCGCCGCCGTCGAGACGCCGCTCCCATTCGAACTCGTCGATCAACCGTGCCGGGTAGCGCAGCGCGTCGGCCAGCGGCCAGTCCAGTTGCGCATTCTGCGTCGTCATCGCCGGGCAGCCCACCTCCGCGATCAGTTCCTCACGCAGGTCCTCTGACTCCGCTTCGATCGCGTCCTGCAACTGCAGCAATGCCCGCCGCCGCAGCGCACGGTTGGTCGACCAGTCGGAGTCGTCGAAGGCACGCCGGGCCGCGCCGATGGCGCGGTCCATGTCCTCGACACCGGCGCAGGCGGTGACGCCCAGCACCAGACCCGTTGCCGGACTGAGATTGTCGAACTGTTCGCCAGACACGGCGGGGACCAGCTCGCCGTCGATGAGCATTCGACTCTCGGCGCGGCCGGCCGCGCGGCGGCCGATCTCCACGCTCGTCGCCTCGGCCACCATTTCGCTCACCACAACCTCCACTTCCGAGTGTTACCAGGCTACGATACTGTAAGAATTACAGTTGGCATCTGCGGATATCGGCCACGAGGAGATTTGGATGCAGAAAGCACTGGCAGAAGGCATTTCCACCTGGCCGGAGGCCGAGCCCAAGCTGATCGGCGCCCAATGCGGCGCGTGTGGTGCTTCCACGTTCCCGGTGCAGCGTCGCTGCCCGGCCTGCAGCAGCGACGCCATGAGCCCGCAGCATCTGCCCCGGCGCGGCACCCTGGTTGCCTGGACCACTCAGGGTTTCCCACCGGGTCCCCCGTACAAGGGGCCCACTGGTAAGGATTTCGTGCCGTTCGGCGTGGGCCTTGTGCAGCTCGGGGACGTGCTGCGGGTCGAGGGCCGGCTCACCGAGAATGATCCGGCCAAGCTGGAGTTCGGCATGCAGGTCGAGCTCACCATGATTCCGTTCGCCACCGACGCCGACGGCGACGAGCTGGTCACCTTCGCCTTCGCACCCGTCAAAGGAGCCTGATCATGCATGACGTAGCCATCATCGGGGTCGGCCTGCACCCGTTCGGCCGCTTCGAGGGGAAGTCGGCTCTTGCGATGGGCGTGGACGCCATCTTCGCCGCGGTCGCCGACGCCGGGGTCCAGTGGAAGGACATCGGCGCCGCAACCGGCGGCAGCTGGACGGTCGCCAACCCCGACGCCATCGTGGGCATGGTGGGGCTGTCCGGCATCCCGTTCACCAACGTGTTCAATGCCTGTGCGACAGCCGCAAGTGCCGCCAAAGCCTGCGCGGACGGTATCCGGTTGGGCGACTATGACATCGGCATCGCCGTCGGTCTGGACAAGCACCCGCGCGGCGCCTTCACCGAGGACCCGGCACTGGTGGGCATGCCGAGCTGGTACGCCGAGAACGGCCAGTACCTCACCACCCAGTTCTTCGGCATGAAGGCCAACCGTTATCTGCACGAGCACAACATCTCCCAGCGCACGCTGGCCAAGGTGGCCAACAAGAACTTCCGCAACGGGGCACTGAATCCCAATGCGTTCCGGCGCAAACCCATCAGCGAGGACGACATCCTCAACTCGACGATGCTGAACTACCCGCTGACCCAGTACATGTTCTGCGCACCGGACGAGGGTGCGGCCGCGGTGGTGATGTGCCGGGCCGACCTGGCGCACAAGTACACCTCCAAGCCGGTGTACCTGCGCGCCGTGGAGGTCCGCACCCGCCGCTACGGGGCGTACGAGGTGAACACCACCTGCGCGCCGGTCGTCGAGGACGTCGCGCCCACGGTCTATGCAGCGCGGGCGGCATTTGAAAAGGCCGGTGTCGCGCCCGAAGACGTGGATGTGGTGCAGCTGCAGGACACCGATGCCGGCGCCGAGATCATCCACATGGCCGAGTGCGGTTTCTGCGCCGACGGGGATCAGGAGAAGCTGCTGGCCGATGGTGCCACCGAGATCGGCGGTTCGCTACCGATCAACACCGACGGCGGGCTGATCGCCAACGGCGAGCCGATCGGCGCCTCCGGGCTGCGCCAGATCCACGAGCTGGTGCGCCAGCTGCGCGGCGAGGCCGGCGACCGGCAGGTCCCCGGTAATCCACGGGTGGGCTTCGCACAGCTGTACGGCGCGCCCGGCACCGCCGGTGCCACCGTCTTGACCCTCTGACATTTTCATCGCGAGCAGACGTGAACGTCCGCAGAATCGCCCCGAATAGCGACCCTTCGCGTCTGCTCGCCGGATAGGGAGAACCACATGACCGAGCAGTTTCGGGACGCACCGATCTTCGATGCCGACCAGCACATGTACGAGACCGGCGACGCCCTGACCAAGTTCCTGCCCGAAAAATACGGCCGCGCCGTGCAATACGCCCAGTTCGGCAGGCAGACCCGGGTGGTGATCAACAACCGCGTCACCGACTTCATCCCCAACCCGACCTTCGAGCGGGTGGCCGCACCCGGTGCACACGAGAAGTTCTTCGCCGGCGAGAACACTGATGGCCTCACGCTGCGTGAGATGCAGGGCAAGGCCATCGATGCCCCGGAGGCCACCCGCAGTCCCGAGGCGCGCCTCGCCGAACTGGACCAGCAGGGGGTGACCGAGGCGCTGAACTATCCGACGCTCGGCAGCCTGGTGGAGCACTCCAGCGCCGACGATCCGGCGCTGACGCTGGCCATCGTCCACGCCCTCAACGAGTGGATTCACGAACACTGGTCCTTCGACTACGCCGACCGGCTGTTCACCACCCCGATCCTCAACCTGTCCGAGGTCGACGCCGCGCAAAAGGAACTGGACTACATACTTTCCAAAGGCGCCAAGGCGGCGTTGATCAAGCCGGGGCCGGTGAACGGGCTGCACGGCTGGCGCTCCCCCGCGCTGCCGGAATTCGACCCGTTCTGGCGTGACGTGGAGGCCGCCGGCCTGCCCATCGTGCTGCACGCCAGCTACCCGCCACTGGACGACTACGTCAACAAGTGGGAGCCGGCGCACACCCAGAACTTCATGGCCCAGAGCGCGTTCCGCTGGATGGTGCTCGGCCACCGCGAGATCGCCGACATGATCACCGCGCTGATCTGCCACGGCACCCTGACCCGGTTCCCGAAGCTGCGCATCGCCAGCGTGGAGAACGGCAGCGGCTGGA is part of the Mycobacterium adipatum genome and harbors:
- a CDS encoding aldehyde dehydrogenase family protein, with the translated sequence MSATDERVDRDVDMRALLQRQRAAYIAAGPPDVNLRHNRIDRLMALVLDNTDAFVEAMAADFGTRSRAATLFTEVVGIIPVIEHTRSHVGQWMKGTRLMRAARIAGLRAEVESTPLGVVGIIGPWNFPLNLVVLPAAAAFAAGNRVMIKMSEVTLHTAELMAALAPKYFEPTELAVVTGGPEVAAEFSRLPFDHLFFTGSPSVGSLVQRAASENLVPVTLELGGKNPVVVAPDADIQRAATRIAQARMVNGGQVCVCPDYVFVPGHQVARFVDIVRATWQGMFDAIVANDDYCSSVNEANFDRVNGLIEDARRHGATVESVVPVGESLPDRASRKIAPTIIRDIDDRMQIAREEIFGPVLSVMGYSTLDDVIGYVNARPAPLVAYWFGPDGDRFRTFVRSTRSGGVARNDFAAQMIPSAAPFGGVGRSGMGAYHGKAGFDAFSHQRTVVGTDLPFSMTGSAAPPFRRGMRMYADLSLRMARNRTHRRLTRSAARARDGGPQ
- a CDS encoding cytochrome P450, whose product is MVPEFDLGESFNLLHDPYPLFAAHRARHGVFEGSVMDWSKTPDEFRPEHQYAAVSFDAVNTVFRDSKSFNSKIYDATIGLFIGPSILAMEGQLHRAHRNLVTTAFKAKSLKAWEPEIVRPICEQLIDEFIESGRADLVRDFTFEFPTRVISKLLGLPEADLPWFRQRAVELISYHVKYQRAFEASAALKDYFTAQIDLRRSNPTDDIIGDLVTAEVDGEKLTDEEIYSFLRLLLPAGLETTFRSSSNLLYLLLTHPDQFAAVQADRELIGPAIEEGLRYETPLTTVQRSASVDTELGGLALPAGAVVDVCIGSANRDEARWERAEEFNIFRKHVPHITFAAGEHTCLGLHLARMETRVAIECLLDRVTDIALDTAEDPHIVGQPFRSPTAVPVTFEPIT
- a CDS encoding TetR/AcrR family transcriptional regulator, encoding MPRPAAKRQRRERGSISVEEILTGAFEVAAEVSIDNLSMPQLAKHLDVGVTSIYWYFRRKDDLLDAMTNRALDDYDFTAPSIDAGNWRESLRHHARMMRKTFRANPILCDLILIRGSYGRAAVQGAIQKLEPPVAALVRAGLSSEDAFDTYSAIATHVRGTVIMEHLQDKMPGIAPRQDGERNLIDAAATPHIAEATGRGHRMGVADDINFEYVLECILAHAESLAHRDI
- a CDS encoding amidohydrolase family protein, with the protein product MHKDDMILISVDDHIIEPPDMFKNHLPAKYVDEAPRLVHNPDGSDTWQFRDTVIPNVALNAVAGRPKEEYGLEPQGLDEIRKGCYDAAERVKDMNAGGVLATMNFPSFPGFAARLFATEDTEFSLALVQAYNDWHIHEWCGSHPGRFIPMAIPAIWDPKLCADEVRRVSKKGVHSLTFTENPSALGYPSFHDLEYWKPLWDALVDTDTVMNVHIGSSGRLAITAPDAPMDVMITLQPMNIVQAAADLLWSAPIKAYPDLKIALSEGGTGWIPYFLDRVDRTYEMHSTWTHQDFGDKLPSQVFREHFMTCFISDPVGVKNRHAIGVDNICWEMDYPHSDSMWPGAPEELHAVFDTYDVPDDEINKITHENAMRLYHFEPFKHIPREQATVGALRKQAEGHDVSIQALSKHEKADGGDSWQASLEKVTEMQR
- a CDS encoding mycofactocin-coupled SDR family oxidoreductase is translated as MGKLDNKIAVVSGAARGQGRSHAVSLAAEGASIIALDICADLEGNTYPLSRPEDLEETALLVEKEGVRAHTVIVDVRERAAVWQAVEEGVTAFGGGLDIVVANAGICAMGSGQTLQSWSDTVDTDLVGVFNVIQASLPHVNDGASIIATGSLAAQLGSATNQGPGGSAYSFAKQIVARYVNDLSIQVAKRSIRVNAVHPTNVNTAMLHNEGMYKVFRPDLKEPTREDAEASFPAMQAMPVPYIEPADVSAAVVFLASDDARFITGSQLRIDAGGYVKTVPWKG
- a CDS encoding aldehyde dehydrogenase family protein — its product is MVAEATSVEIGRRAAGRAESRMLIDGELVPAVSGEQFDNLSPATGLVLGVTACAGVEDMDRAIGAARRAFDDSDWSTNRALRRRALLQLQDAIEAESEDLREELIAEVGCPAMTTQNAQLDWPLADALRYPARLIDEFEWERRLDGGGLFGDRNARTVVKEAVGVVAAIAPSNFPIEVILNKLGPALAAGNTVVLKPDPNTPWNATRLGRLIAERTDIPAGVVNVVPTRDNEVAGRLGTDPRVDMVSFTGSTAVGRHLMRVGADTMKRTFLELGGKSAMIVLDDANPGHVIPGAVGACVHAGQACAANTRMLVHRSLFDEAVANVTMAFADIPVGDPALPGTLVGPLISAAQKQRVLDAIERARRDGAEIVVGGGVPAGLADHLRGGHFVAPTVITGAAPSSAIAQDEVFGPVLVLIPFDDDDEAVRIANDSAFGLAGAVVSKSPERAMGIARRIRTGAIGVNGGMYYGADAPFGGFKNSGVGRQCGIEGFAQYTETKTIGWRLPRQS
- a CDS encoding Zn-ribbon domain-containing OB-fold protein codes for the protein MQKALAEGISTWPEAEPKLIGAQCGACGASTFPVQRRCPACSSDAMSPQHLPRRGTLVAWTTQGFPPGPPYKGPTGKDFVPFGVGLVQLGDVLRVEGRLTENDPAKLEFGMQVELTMIPFATDADGDELVTFAFAPVKGA
- a CDS encoding thiolase family protein — translated: MHDVAIIGVGLHPFGRFEGKSALAMGVDAIFAAVADAGVQWKDIGAATGGSWTVANPDAIVGMVGLSGIPFTNVFNACATAASAAKACADGIRLGDYDIGIAVGLDKHPRGAFTEDPALVGMPSWYAENGQYLTTQFFGMKANRYLHEHNISQRTLAKVANKNFRNGALNPNAFRRKPISEDDILNSTMLNYPLTQYMFCAPDEGAAAVVMCRADLAHKYTSKPVYLRAVEVRTRRYGAYEVNTTCAPVVEDVAPTVYAARAAFEKAGVAPEDVDVVQLQDTDAGAEIIHMAECGFCADGDQEKLLADGATEIGGSLPINTDGGLIANGEPIGASGLRQIHELVRQLRGEAGDRQVPGNPRVGFAQLYGAPGTAGATVLTL
- a CDS encoding amidohydrolase family protein, which gives rise to MTEQFRDAPIFDADQHMYETGDALTKFLPEKYGRAVQYAQFGRQTRVVINNRVTDFIPNPTFERVAAPGAHEKFFAGENTDGLTLREMQGKAIDAPEATRSPEARLAELDQQGVTEALNYPTLGSLVEHSSADDPALTLAIVHALNEWIHEHWSFDYADRLFTTPILNLSEVDAAQKELDYILSKGAKAALIKPGPVNGLHGWRSPALPEFDPFWRDVEAAGLPIVLHASYPPLDDYVNKWEPAHTQNFMAQSAFRWMVLGHREIADMITALICHGTLTRFPKLRIASVENGSGWIFPLFNDFEDLQKKMPQNFPEHPHDVFRRNIWVSPFWEGCVSDVVNTVGWDKVMFGSDYPHPEGLPEPRGYWKYAEGMDVRRTYDFMGDNARRFMGLPIANPDPAAAEPPVLTAP